In Pseudomonas putida, a genomic segment contains:
- a CDS encoding acyltransferase, which yields MRRLLIGILTTTLLLLNTLVLIGPLLVFALLKLVLPGRGRDYASWGVMWIAETWSEIDKLIFALCIPTQWDIRGVEKLRQDTSYLAVSNHQTWVDIPALIESLNRRTPFFKFFLKKELIWVPLLGLAWWGLDYPFMKRYSKAFLEKHPELKGKDLEITKAACELFKRQPVTVVNYLEGTRFTEAKRQEQQSPYRHLLKPKAGGVAFVLAALGEQLDALLDVTIVYPGNQAPGFWALLNGSISRVIIDIRVRELDPALWAGDYENDPVFRQTVQDWVNQLWVEKDQRIEQLRVEMG from the coding sequence ATGCGTCGCCTGCTGATTGGCATTCTTACGACCACCCTGCTACTGCTCAACACCTTGGTGTTGATCGGTCCGCTACTGGTGTTCGCCCTGCTCAAACTGGTCTTGCCAGGCCGTGGGCGCGACTATGCCTCTTGGGGGGTGATGTGGATCGCCGAAACCTGGTCGGAGATCGACAAACTGATCTTCGCCCTGTGCATTCCCACCCAGTGGGATATCCGCGGTGTCGAGAAGCTGCGCCAGGACACGTCGTACCTGGCGGTGAGCAACCATCAGACCTGGGTCGATATCCCCGCGCTGATCGAAAGCCTCAACCGCCGTACACCATTCTTCAAGTTCTTCCTGAAAAAGGAGCTGATCTGGGTGCCGTTGCTGGGCCTGGCCTGGTGGGGGTTGGATTACCCGTTCATGAAGCGCTACAGCAAGGCCTTCCTGGAAAAGCACCCGGAGCTCAAGGGCAAGGACCTGGAAATCACCAAGGCCGCCTGCGAGTTGTTCAAGCGCCAGCCGGTGACCGTGGTCAACTACCTGGAAGGCACACGCTTCACCGAGGCCAAGCGCCAGGAGCAACAGTCGCCCTATCGCCATCTGCTCAAGCCCAAGGCCGGCGGGGTGGCGTTCGTGCTGGCTGCATTGGGCGAGCAGCTCGATGCACTGCTGGACGTGACCATCGTCTATCCGGGCAACCAGGCGCCTGGGTTCTGGGCGTTGCTCAACGGCAGCATCAGTCGGGTGATTATCGACATTCGCGTGCGGGAACTGGACCCGGCGCTGTGGGCTGGAGACTACGAGAACGACCCGGTTTTCCGCCAGACCGTGCAGGACTGGGTGAACCAGCTGTGGGTCGAGAAGGACCAGCGGATCGAGCAGTTGCGGGTGGAGATGGGCTGA
- the creD gene encoding cell envelope integrity protein CreD has translation MNKTLSFKLGTIALLIVLLLIPLLMISGLIDERQQLRDGVLHDIAQSASYDQQISGPLLVVPYRKYQRRWIEKDGQSVEETSTVAGHLYFLPETFDADLGVDTELRARGIYQARLFHAKGRLSGSFKLPARWGIEKDYDDYRFDKPFLVIGITDIRGIENALELSVDDQRVPFEAGTGLDWMRSGVHVPLAQLEGQQARQFTYGFDLALQGTGQLHLLPVGRTSSVDMHANWPHPSFVGSYLPSRRDIDEQGFTAHWQTSFFATNLEDALRQCATGGQCADFSERTFGVSFVDPVDQYLKSERAIKYALLFIALTFAGFFLFEVLKGLSVHPVQYILVGVALAFFYLLLLSLSEHIGFGPAYALSAAACVLLIGFYLSHVLRSLGRGVGFAAGLAALYAMLYGLLSAEDYALLMGSLLCFGLLGVFMVLTRRLDWARVGRAA, from the coding sequence ATGAACAAGACCCTGAGTTTCAAGCTCGGCACCATCGCCTTGCTGATCGTGCTGCTGCTCATCCCCCTGCTGATGATCAGCGGCCTGATCGACGAACGTCAGCAACTGCGTGACGGCGTGCTGCACGATATCGCCCAGAGCGCCAGCTACGACCAGCAGATCAGCGGCCCGCTTCTGGTGGTGCCGTACCGCAAGTATCAGCGCCGCTGGATCGAAAAGGACGGCCAGAGCGTGGAGGAGACCAGCACCGTCGCCGGCCACCTGTACTTCCTGCCGGAAACCTTCGATGCCGACCTGGGTGTGGATACCGAGCTGCGCGCCCGAGGCATCTACCAGGCGCGTTTGTTCCACGCCAAGGGGCGTCTGTCTGGCAGCTTCAAGCTACCGGCGCGTTGGGGCATCGAAAAGGACTACGACGACTATCGCTTCGACAAACCCTTCCTGGTGATCGGCATCACCGATATCCGCGGCATCGAGAATGCCCTGGAGCTGAGCGTCGACGATCAGCGCGTGCCTTTCGAGGCCGGCACCGGCCTGGACTGGATGCGCAGCGGCGTGCATGTGCCGCTGGCGCAGCTCGAGGGCCAGCAAGCCCGGCAATTCACCTACGGTTTCGACCTGGCGTTGCAAGGCACGGGGCAATTGCACCTGTTGCCGGTGGGGCGCACCAGCAGCGTCGACATGCACGCCAACTGGCCGCACCCAAGCTTCGTCGGCAGCTATCTGCCCAGCCGCCGCGACATCGACGAGCAAGGTTTCACGGCCCACTGGCAGACCTCGTTCTTCGCCACCAACCTCGAAGATGCCCTGCGCCAGTGCGCCACTGGCGGGCAATGCGCGGACTTCAGCGAGCGTACCTTCGGCGTGAGCTTCGTCGACCCGGTTGACCAGTACCTGAAGAGTGAACGGGCGATCAAGTACGCGCTACTGTTCATTGCCCTGACCTTTGCTGGCTTTTTCCTCTTCGAGGTACTCAAGGGTCTCAGCGTGCACCCGGTGCAGTACATCCTGGTCGGTGTGGCCCTGGCGTTCTTCTACCTGCTGTTGCTGTCGCTGTCCGAGCACATCGGCTTTGGCCCGGCCTATGCGCTGTCGGCAGCGGCCTGCGTGCTGCTGATCGGTTTCTACCTGAGCCACGTGTTGCGCAGCCTGGGGCGAGGGGTGGGATTCGCGGCGGGGCTGGCGGCGTTGTACGCGATGCTCTATGGCTTGCTCAGTGCCGAGGACTACGCGCTGCTGATGGGCTCGCTGCTGTGCTTTGGCTTGCTGGGCGTGTTCATGGTGCTGACGCGGCGGCTGGACTGGGCGCGGGTGGGGAGGGCGGCATGA
- a CDS encoding RHS repeat-associated core domain-containing protein — protein MNLYTPYGYSAATSSTLGILAFCGEPVDRTTQSYLLGQGYRSYQPFLMRFCQPDRMSPFGEGGVNSYAFVGNDPVNYTDPTGGFRLFRRGRTYSGQAKVVDLGFAFMAKHPTVKGKRAITAIVHGQAGAVEGERRPVSAARFAASLDKKGFETSRYDIHIISCMSGDPAQDRQSFIQSLSNITGRNAHGYSGTVTANPTFGRTSNALTPIKVRVVSKLPSYAEYKKDFVYQPRVASPQKAIRDPG, from the coding sequence ATGAACCTATACACGCCCTACGGCTACTCAGCCGCTACATCATCCACGCTCGGCATCCTTGCATTTTGTGGCGAACCGGTGGATAGGACAACCCAGAGTTATTTGCTCGGGCAGGGATATCGGTCCTATCAGCCTTTCCTGATGAGGTTTTGTCAGCCTGATCGCATGAGTCCTTTCGGAGAGGGTGGTGTGAACAGCTATGCCTTTGTGGGTAACGACCCGGTCAATTATACGGACCCCACTGGCGGCTTCAGACTGTTCCGACGCGGGCGAACCTACAGCGGCCAAGCTAAAGTAGTGGACCTTGGTTTTGCCTTTATGGCTAAACATCCTACTGTTAAAGGCAAGCGCGCCATCACTGCAATCGTTCACGGTCAGGCGGGGGCCGTAGAAGGCGAACGCAGACCTGTTTCAGCGGCACGTTTTGCAGCGTCCCTTGATAAGAAAGGATTTGAGACCTCCCGATATGACATTCACATAATTTCATGTATGTCTGGAGATCCCGCACAGGATAGACAATCATTTATACAGTCACTGTCGAACATCACCGGACGGAACGCTCATGGCTACTCAGGCACGGTCACGGCGAATCCAACGTTCGGGCGTACATCAAATGCTTTGACTCCAATCAAGGTCCGGGTAGTGTCTAAACTCCCGTCCTATGCTGAGTACAAGAAAGATTTTGTCTACCAGCCCCGGGTCGCGTCCCCACAAAAAGCCATACGTGACCCTGGCTGA
- the creC gene encoding two-component system sensor histidine kinase CreC produces the protein MRLGIRIFLVYFLFVGLAGYFLLNTVREQIRPVVRQSSEETLVDTANLLAEILHDEVKAGTLGQSRLPEVLKAYGLRSPGAQIWGLEKAAVSHRIYVTDAKGIVLLDSTGQDLGKDYSQWNDVYLTLRGQYGARSTRSVADDESTSVMHVAAPIVDAGKIIGVVTVAKPNSSLQPYIDRSERRLLILGLSLIGLGLVIGAALSWWLARSLRRLARYAQAVSEGQRAALPHYKGGELAHLANAVERMRTQLEGKAYVERYVHTLTHELKSPLAAIRGASELLQGDMPDEQRARFAGNIERESERLQQMIERLLNLARVEQMQALEDEQQVALAPLVDELLLAHAPRIEGGSLQVRQRVPVALRLWCDPFLMRQALANLLDNALDFTPPGGALLFELERQGERVALSLFNQGEAIPDYALERVSERFYSLPRPGTGRKSTGLGLNFVAEVMQLHGGALEVENVDGGVRVRLWLPARRIS, from the coding sequence ATGCGCCTGGGGATCCGGATCTTCCTGGTGTATTTCCTGTTCGTCGGCCTGGCCGGCTACTTTTTGCTCAATACCGTGCGTGAGCAGATCCGACCGGTGGTCCGTCAGTCCTCCGAGGAAACCTTGGTCGATACCGCCAACCTGCTGGCCGAAATCCTCCATGACGAGGTCAAGGCCGGCACCCTCGGCCAAAGTCGCTTGCCGGAGGTGCTCAAGGCTTATGGGCTGCGCAGCCCCGGTGCGCAGATCTGGGGCTTGGAGAAGGCGGCGGTGAGTCACCGCATCTATGTCACCGACGCCAAGGGCATCGTGCTGCTCGACTCCACTGGGCAGGACCTGGGCAAGGACTATTCGCAATGGAACGACGTCTACCTGACCTTGCGTGGCCAGTACGGCGCGCGCTCCACACGCAGCGTGGCGGACGACGAGAGCACGTCTGTCATGCATGTCGCCGCGCCGATCGTCGATGCCGGCAAGATCATCGGCGTGGTGACCGTGGCCAAACCCAACAGCTCATTGCAGCCCTATATCGACCGCTCCGAGCGACGCTTGCTGATCCTGGGGCTGAGCCTGATCGGCCTGGGGCTGGTGATCGGCGCGGCACTGTCCTGGTGGCTGGCCCGCTCGCTGCGGCGCTTGGCCCGCTATGCCCAGGCGGTCAGCGAAGGTCAGCGCGCGGCCTTGCCGCACTACAAGGGCGGTGAACTGGCGCACCTGGCCAACGCCGTGGAACGCATGCGTACGCAGCTCGAAGGCAAGGCCTACGTGGAGCGCTACGTGCACACCCTGACCCACGAGCTGAAAAGCCCATTGGCGGCGATCCGCGGCGCCTCCGAGCTGCTCCAGGGCGACATGCCGGATGAGCAGCGGGCACGCTTTGCCGGCAACATCGAACGGGAAAGCGAGCGCTTGCAGCAGATGATCGAACGGCTGCTCAACCTGGCGCGGGTCGAGCAGATGCAGGCGCTGGAGGATGAACAGCAGGTGGCGCTGGCGCCCTTGGTCGATGAGCTGCTGCTGGCGCATGCGCCTCGCATCGAGGGCGGCAGCTTGCAGGTTCGCCAGCGCGTGCCGGTGGCGCTGCGGCTATGGTGCGACCCGTTCTTGATGCGTCAGGCATTGGCCAACCTGCTCGATAACGCCCTGGATTTCACACCGCCCGGTGGCGCACTGCTGTTCGAATTGGAGCGCCAGGGCGAGCGCGTGGCGTTGAGCCTGTTCAACCAAGGTGAGGCGATTCCGGACTATGCCCTGGAGCGGGTCAGCGAGCGGTTCTACTCGCTGCCGCGGCCAGGGACCGGGCGCAAGAGCACCGGCTTGGGTCTGAACTTCGTGGCCGAGGTGATGCAGCTGCATGGTGGGGCGTTAGAGGTAGAGAACGTCGACGGCGGGGTAAGGGTGCGGTTGTGGCTGCCGGCTCGGCGTATCAGCTGA
- a CDS encoding RHS repeat-associated core domain-containing protein: MPQGENRAYSAYGYATDQSFSETLSGFKGELYLAVLGSYLLGNGYRIYSPHLLRFLSPDSCSPFAEGGLNHYAYCLADPINYVDPSGQFSVKQLLSRRTQPRRNSLASAGARERHPIQLAQPQPGSTQGRSVPDGFELVGYHGSSKKYQASLEAGIKPRPGDDNTMGAGFYFSSRHDIASMYGAHGPGNQHVYGVYARNFKHLEQGRDFDYLGGSKELFVVRERAFANFAVRAQIEGKLIRRNSYTKEHI; this comes from the coding sequence ATGCCCCAAGGCGAAAATCGCGCATACTCAGCCTACGGGTACGCCACAGATCAATCATTCAGCGAAACGCTTTCTGGATTTAAAGGCGAACTCTATCTAGCCGTCCTCGGCAGTTATCTGCTGGGCAACGGATATCGCATTTACTCACCACACTTGCTGCGATTCCTTTCGCCAGACTCATGTTCCCCATTCGCTGAGGGCGGCCTCAACCATTACGCCTATTGTCTAGCCGACCCAATTAATTACGTCGATCCGTCTGGACAATTTTCTGTCAAGCAATTGCTGAGTCGTCGTACTCAGCCACGCAGAAATTCACTCGCATCTGCGGGAGCTAGAGAACGTCACCCTATACAACTGGCACAGCCGCAACCCGGTTCGACTCAGGGACGTAGCGTGCCAGACGGTTTCGAGCTGGTGGGTTATCATGGCAGCTCGAAAAAATATCAAGCGTCGTTGGAAGCAGGCATTAAGCCTCGACCTGGGGACGACAACACCATGGGAGCAGGGTTTTATTTCTCTTCGCGTCATGATATCGCCTCAATGTATGGTGCACACGGCCCAGGTAATCAGCATGTATACGGCGTGTACGCAAGGAATTTCAAACACCTTGAGCAAGGGAGGGACTTTGACTATCTAGGGGGCAGCAAGGAACTATTTGTCGTACGCGAAAGAGCGTTTGCTAACTTCGCAGTGAGGGCTCAGATAGAGGGCAAGCTCATTCGCAGGAACTCCTATACCAAGGAGCACATTTAA
- a CDS encoding RHS repeat-associated core domain-containing protein translates to MLASHSDYLLGNGYRSFNPALMRFMSSDSLSPFRAGDLNSYAYALNDPVNYSDPTGHWRLFTQTKVFSGDARPVNRGHIYLAKHPQRKGEKAITAVYHGDRGYLTGHRGAITPDAFVRSVTKKAGLPVDKYDLHVIACYTADPLEGRPSFIESVARLTGRRVYGYSGTVSTSEKESPPASNGDVYYRTLIRTELAFWARNKKEFNYRPVSVETAQTIRDSVVSASGRVI, encoded by the coding sequence TTGCTTGCTTCACACAGCGACTACCTACTGGGTAACGGCTACCGCTCGTTCAACCCGGCCCTGATGCGTTTCATGTCCTCAGACAGCCTCAGCCCTTTCCGTGCCGGTGACTTGAATAGTTACGCGTATGCGCTGAACGATCCGGTCAACTATAGCGACCCAACCGGCCACTGGCGGTTGTTTACGCAAACCAAGGTCTTCTCGGGCGATGCGCGGCCTGTCAACCGTGGACACATCTACTTGGCCAAGCATCCCCAGCGCAAAGGTGAGAAAGCAATAACGGCGGTCTACCACGGCGACCGCGGTTATCTAACCGGGCATAGAGGCGCCATCACACCTGATGCTTTTGTCCGCTCGGTGACAAAGAAGGCGGGATTGCCTGTCGATAAATACGACCTGCATGTCATCGCGTGTTACACCGCAGACCCTCTGGAAGGCAGGCCGTCGTTCATAGAGTCAGTAGCCAGGCTGACGGGGCGGCGTGTGTATGGCTATTCGGGAACAGTGTCCACCTCGGAAAAAGAAAGCCCTCCCGCCTCAAACGGAGATGTTTATTACAGGACGCTGATCCGCACAGAACTGGCGTTCTGGGCTCGAAACAAAAAAGAATTCAACTACCGGCCCGTCTCGGTCGAGACTGCGCAAACGATAAGGGATTCTGTTGTTTCTGCCAGTGGCCGGGTGATTTGA
- the fdhA gene encoding formaldehyde dehydrogenase, glutathione-independent translates to MSGNRGVVYLGAGKVEVQKIDYPKMQDPRGRKIEHGVILKVVSTNICGSDQHMVRGRTTAQVGLVLGHEITGEIVELGRDVERLKIGDLVSVPFNVACGRCRSCKEMHTGVCLTVNPARAGGAYGYVDMGDWTGGQAEYVLVPYADFNLLKLPDRDKAMEKIRDLTCLSDILPTGYHGAVTAGVGPGSTVYVAGAGPVGLAAAASARLLGAACVIVGDLNPARLAHAKSQGFEVVDLSLDTPLHEQIVDILGEPEVDCAVDAVGFEARGHGHEGAKHEAPATVLNSLMQVTRVAGNIGIPGLYVTEDPGAVDAAAKIGALSIRFGLGWAKSHSFHTGQTPTMKYNRQLMQAIMWDRINIAEVVGVQVINLDQAPEGYGEFDAGVPKKFVIDPHKMWGAA, encoded by the coding sequence ATGTCTGGCAATCGTGGAGTGGTATATCTCGGCGCCGGCAAGGTCGAGGTGCAGAAGATCGACTACCCGAAAATGCAGGACCCACGCGGCAGGAAGATCGAGCACGGCGTGATCCTCAAGGTGGTCTCCACCAACATCTGCGGCTCCGACCAGCACATGGTCCGTGGTCGCACCACTGCCCAGGTCGGCCTGGTCCTGGGCCACGAAATCACCGGTGAAATCGTCGAGCTGGGCCGTGACGTCGAACGCCTGAAAATCGGTGATCTGGTCTCGGTACCGTTCAACGTCGCCTGCGGCCGCTGCCGTTCGTGCAAAGAGATGCACACCGGCGTCTGCCTCACCGTCAACCCGGCCCGCGCCGGCGGCGCTTACGGCTACGTCGACATGGGCGACTGGACAGGCGGCCAGGCCGAGTACGTGCTGGTGCCGTACGCCGACTTCAACCTGCTGAAACTGCCAGACCGCGACAAGGCCATGGAGAAGATTCGTGACCTGACCTGCCTGTCCGACATTCTGCCGACCGGCTACCACGGCGCCGTCACCGCTGGCGTTGGCCCAGGCAGCACCGTCTACGTCGCCGGTGCCGGTCCGGTCGGCTTGGCTGCCGCTGCCTCGGCGCGCCTGCTGGGCGCCGCCTGCGTGATCGTTGGTGACCTCAACCCAGCTCGCCTGGCGCATGCCAAGTCCCAGGGCTTCGAAGTGGTCGACCTGTCCCTGGACACCCCGCTGCACGAGCAGATCGTCGACATCCTTGGCGAGCCTGAAGTGGACTGCGCTGTCGACGCCGTAGGCTTCGAGGCCCGTGGCCATGGCCACGAAGGTGCCAAGCACGAAGCCCCGGCTACCGTGCTGAACTCGCTGATGCAAGTGACCCGTGTCGCCGGCAACATCGGTATCCCAGGCCTGTACGTGACCGAAGACCCAGGCGCGGTGGATGCCGCCGCCAAGATCGGTGCACTGAGCATTCGCTTCGGCCTGGGCTGGGCCAAGTCGCACAGCTTCCACACCGGCCAGACCCCGACCATGAAGTACAATCGCCAGCTGATGCAGGCGATCATGTGGGACCGCATCAACATCGCCGAAGTGGTGGGGGTTCAGGTGATCAACCTGGACCAGGCGCCGGAAGGCTATGGTGAGTTCGATGCAGGTGTGCCGAAGAAATTCGTGATTGACCCGCACAAGATGTGGGGCGCGGCTTGA
- a CDS encoding DUF2780 domain-containing protein — MKAFTLATLMTLAASPVFAFNLSDAANAVSAMQTQKQQGQVQAPEAQANLLNTLGSELKITPEQAVGGAGAMLGLARNNLSGDDYGQLTKAVPGLDLLSGANALGGLSGLGELLGNNSESQSALSKALGNDVENRTDLDNAFKALGMDTGMIGQFAPLILQYLGQQGIAGSLLQNLGSLWTTPAPLTQPSV; from the coding sequence ATGAAAGCTTTCACCCTGGCAACCCTGATGACCCTGGCCGCAAGCCCGGTGTTCGCCTTTAACCTGAGCGACGCCGCCAACGCCGTGTCGGCCATGCAGACGCAAAAACAGCAGGGCCAGGTTCAGGCGCCCGAGGCGCAGGCCAATCTGCTCAACACCCTGGGCAGCGAATTGAAGATCACTCCCGAGCAGGCCGTGGGTGGGGCTGGGGCCATGCTCGGGCTGGCGCGCAATAACCTCAGTGGTGACGACTACGGCCAGCTGACCAAGGCGGTGCCGGGGCTGGATCTGCTGTCGGGCGCCAACGCGTTGGGCGGGCTGAGCGGGCTGGGTGAGTTGCTGGGCAACAACAGCGAAAGCCAGTCGGCCTTGAGCAAGGCCCTGGGCAACGACGTGGAGAACCGCACCGACCTGGACAACGCGTTCAAGGCGTTGGGGATGGATACCGGGATGATCGGGCAGTTTGCGCCGTTGATCCTGCAGTACCTGGGACAGCAAGGGATTGCCGGGTCGTTGTTGCAGAACCTTGGGAGTTTGTGGACCACCCCGGCGCCGTTGACCCAACCTTCGGTCTGA
- a CDS encoding ATP-dependent zinc protease, translating into MKPLLALLSLLALPVMAAEPTLYGRYENIGLPEIGETLKAKMDTGAYTASLSAKDIELFTRDGEEWVRFRLATKDADGKVYEHKLSRISKIKNRVDEEEEGDAPELSKRPVVDLELCLGDVKRTVEVNLVDRSHFNYPLLVGAKALREFKAAVNPAKRFTAGKPDC; encoded by the coding sequence GTGAAACCATTGCTTGCCCTTTTGTCCTTGCTGGCCCTGCCTGTCATGGCTGCCGAGCCCACCCTGTATGGCCGGTACGAGAACATCGGCCTACCGGAAATCGGCGAAACCCTGAAGGCCAAGATGGACACTGGCGCCTACACCGCCTCGCTGTCTGCCAAGGACATCGAACTGTTCACCCGTGATGGCGAGGAGTGGGTTCGATTCCGCCTGGCCACCAAGGATGCCGATGGCAAGGTGTACGAACACAAGCTGTCGCGTATCAGCAAGATCAAGAACCGAGTCGATGAAGAAGAAGAGGGCGATGCGCCCGAGCTTTCCAAGCGCCCGGTGGTCGACCTGGAGCTTTGCCTGGGTGATGTCAAGCGCACCGTCGAGGTCAACCTGGTGGACCGCAGCCATTTCAACTACCCCTTGCTGGTCGGCGCCAAGGCGCTGCGCGAGTTCAAGGCGGCGGTGAACCCGGCCAAGCGCTTCACCGCAGGCAAGCCCGACTGCTGA
- a CDS encoding APC family permease — MAHPPCSPNAQLRRVLGLPALVFFGLVYMVPLTIFTTYGIVTELTGGRTAGAYLVTLVAMLFTAASYSFMVKRFPVAGSAYSYTNLAFGPNVGFLAGWSLLLDYLFLPMINYLLIGLFLNIAFPAIPAWSIALASIALVTVLNVVGIHSVAKTSNLIVGAQIVFIAVFVALSCKSLAGQPLDLLSPLLGDGTQPGFGPLMAGAAVLCLSFLGFDAVSTLAEECRDARRDVPRAIILTTLFAGVLFTVLAYVSQLVLPGSTFANADAAANEVMLKAGGQFLANFFTAAYVAGSLGSALASQAAVSRILFTMGRDNVLPRRSFGYLSPRFGTPVFAIALVSAFSLLALVIDLATLASLISFGALVAFSAVNLAVVKTHLIDGNAARTPNALLCYGVVPLVGLGLTLWLWTSLSALTLVIGLCWFALGLAYLAVLTAGFRRPVRLVDFTEAA, encoded by the coding sequence ATGGCCCATCCACCTTGCTCCCCCAACGCGCAACTGCGCCGTGTCCTGGGCCTACCCGCCCTGGTGTTCTTCGGCCTGGTCTACATGGTCCCCCTGACCATCTTCACCACCTACGGCATCGTCACCGAGCTCACCGGTGGCCGCACTGCCGGCGCCTATCTGGTCACGCTGGTGGCCATGCTGTTCACCGCCGCTTCCTACAGCTTCATGGTCAAACGCTTTCCGGTGGCAGGTTCGGCATACTCCTACACCAACCTGGCCTTCGGCCCAAATGTCGGTTTCCTCGCCGGCTGGTCGCTGCTGCTGGATTACCTGTTCCTGCCAATGATCAACTACCTGCTCATCGGCCTGTTCCTCAACATCGCCTTCCCAGCCATTCCGGCGTGGTCGATCGCCCTGGCCTCGATTGCCCTGGTCACCGTGCTCAACGTGGTGGGCATTCACTCGGTGGCCAAGACCAGCAACCTGATCGTCGGTGCGCAGATCGTCTTCATCGCAGTGTTCGTCGCGCTTTCCTGCAAATCCCTGGCTGGCCAGCCGCTCGACCTGCTGTCGCCGCTGCTGGGTGACGGCACACAACCCGGCTTCGGCCCGCTGATGGCCGGCGCTGCGGTGCTGTGCCTGTCGTTCCTCGGTTTCGATGCCGTCTCCACCCTGGCCGAAGAGTGCCGCGACGCTCGCCGCGACGTACCCCGGGCGATCATCCTCACCACCTTGTTCGCCGGCGTGCTGTTCACCGTGCTGGCCTATGTCAGCCAGCTCGTGTTGCCTGGCAGCACCTTCGCCAACGCCGATGCGGCGGCCAATGAAGTGATGCTCAAGGCGGGTGGGCAATTCCTGGCCAACTTCTTCACCGCCGCCTATGTCGCCGGCAGCCTGGGTTCGGCGCTGGCCTCCCAGGCGGCGGTGTCGCGCATCCTGTTCACCATGGGCCGCGACAACGTGCTGCCACGACGCAGCTTCGGCTACCTGTCGCCGCGTTTCGGCACGCCGGTGTTCGCCATCGCGCTGGTGTCGGCGTTCTCGCTGTTGGCGTTGGTGATCGACCTGGCGACCCTCGCCTCGCTGATCAGCTTTGGTGCCCTGGTGGCGTTCTCGGCGGTGAACCTCGCAGTGGTGAAAACCCACTTGATCGATGGCAACGCTGCGCGTACGCCCAACGCGCTGCTGTGCTATGGCGTGGTGCCGCTGGTGGGATTGGGGCTGACCCTGTGGCTGTGGACCAGCCTGTCGGCGCTGACCCTGGTGATTGGCCTGTGCTGGTTCGCCCTGGGCCTGGCGTACCTGGCGGTACTGACCGCCGGTTTCCGTCGGCCGGTGCGGCTGGTGGACTTCACAGAAGCTGCCTGA
- the creB gene encoding two-component system response regulator CreB, with the protein MPHILIVEDEAAIADTLVYALQADGHSTAWVTLGSAALDQQRQCPADLIILDIGLPDMTGFETCRQLHRFSEVPVMFLSARDGEIDRVVGLEIGADDYVVKPFSPREVAARVRAILKRMAPRAEPASEATLFHLDTLRMQITYRGQPLPLTRHEFRLLQCLLEQPRRVFSREQLLDALGVASDVGYERTIDSHIKSLRAKLRQVVSDAEPIQTHRGLGYSYSPDHA; encoded by the coding sequence ATGCCCCATATTCTCATCGTCGAAGACGAAGCCGCCATCGCCGACACCCTGGTCTACGCCCTGCAGGCCGATGGCCACAGCACCGCCTGGGTGACCCTGGGCAGCGCTGCCCTCGACCAGCAGCGCCAGTGCCCCGCCGACCTGATCATCCTCGACATCGGTCTGCCCGACATGACGGGCTTTGAAACCTGTCGCCAGCTACACCGTTTCAGTGAGGTGCCGGTGATGTTTCTCAGTGCCCGCGATGGCGAGATCGATCGTGTGGTGGGCCTGGAGATCGGTGCCGACGACTATGTGGTCAAGCCGTTCAGCCCTCGCGAAGTGGCGGCGCGGGTACGTGCGATTCTCAAGCGTATGGCCCCCAGGGCCGAGCCTGCCAGCGAGGCCACGCTGTTCCACCTCGACACCTTGCGGATGCAGATCACCTACCGTGGTCAGCCACTTCCCCTGACCCGCCACGAGTTCCGCCTGCTGCAATGCTTGCTGGAGCAACCCCGGCGGGTATTCAGCCGCGAGCAGTTGCTCGACGCCCTGGGCGTGGCCTCCGACGTCGGCTACGAGCGCACCATCGACAGCCACATCAAGAGCCTGCGCGCCAAGCTGCGCCAGGTGGTCAGCGACGCCGAGCCAATCCAGACCCATCGTGGCCTCGGCTACAGCTATAGCCCGGACCACGCCTGA